The DNA region GATAGCGCTACAGGGCCGACAAGTCCATGACATCCTCTACAATGACCCACTAAACTAACTGCCAGGTAATGCTTTCAAGTCTCATAAGGAGATAAACCTGTATGCTCATTgtccaaaaatacactttttttgtgaagaTTGTTGTTATGAGTTGAGTGAGATCTCTGATGTGATGGAAAGGGCATAAAATGTACATGTAGTCTATGGGTAAAACCCATAGATATTGTTTAAACTATCTGTACTTAATGTGctttatctctttcttttctctctctgataggAGAAAAGCTGAATGTTGGCTTCACCACCAGAGCTACCCTCAACAGGCTCCTTGAGGCTGGAGACATCACACCTCAGGAGGTGCAGCTATTGCAGCAGGCAGCACTGGCGTTTCTGATCAGGGCTGTGGAGTACAGCATCAACAAACTCCCCCTGAAGAAGGCCCTTCTGAAGCATGCTAAATTCCTGGATGTGCAGCAGAGTGCTGAGTGTGGGGTGGAAGATGTCCTTTATTTTGTTGACAGGCAAGGGTTTCCACATTTTCCAGAGTTTCAACCTAGTGAATAAATTGTTTAGTTtagaatcttgttttttctcccACGGTATCTTAATCAGTTCTTTACACAAGGTGctctttttagatttcaggAACTACTTCCTTTCCATGGGCCACAGGAACAGGACAAGGTGAGTGAGGAGTTCCTGGAGTATCAACTCATGGAGATCCCCATGCCCCAAGATCCCACCACCTTTAATGTTGAGGAGTTTTGGGGGAGTATGTCCTCAGCCAAGAGCAAGGCAAGAAATATTTGGCAGCAGCTGACATACACATAATTAATTGacataataaaagcaaaacatttgagTAATAGTTGGTTCCTTTTTTCAAAGGTGACCGGTTTGAGCCAGTTTGGGAGGCTATCTAAGATAGCAGCATTAGTTTTAGTGCTCCCACACTCAAATGCGGATGCAGAGAGGGTTTTCTCCATGGTCGGCCTCAACAagaccaaaacaagaaacagctTGGCACTGAATGGAACACTTTCGCCAATCATGACAGTCAAAATGGCTGGCCTGAAACCACAGTGTTTCAAATGGGAGCCACCAACCCCCTGTGCTGAAGGCCTCCAAACCTGCCACTAACACTTACAATGAACAACACTAACCGTaatcacacacgcacgcacgcacgcacgcacgcacacacacacacacacacacacacttgagagcCCTGAGGCTTTGAGTTTCAATTCTTAAGAAATGAAACTCATAACATCCTGCTGGTAAGGAAAGTGCCACCCCTCTGTCacggacatttaaagctgctgctgcacatcatcACGCCATCCACactagagagctgaagctggagcgactgtaaccacagagcaacatcaagacatctgctcgactaagtcatcttcagaaaacgactgagaggaagaaacagcagaaagatgaggtgagtatctgacttgcatacgaaTGTTTAGACTTTGCTTTTCTAACAACTTGTCTATTCCAGATTTCTGACAATGAAAGCTGCTGAGCGCCGATTATTTTACTGGCTGTATTGACAATACTGGAAAGACAATTTTTGTTCTGAACAGAAAGGTTACCAtaccatgagataaaacaaaaggttaaaattgacTCTATAAAAGATCGgtagaataaaaccatcagtgtcttgtccacattaaaagtgttcattcTGCGCAGAAAGTAGAGTCTCTGGAGGCCCTTTTTGCAGATTGCAGGGCTTTtcctaatgttacattttttaaacatggatcTGACAGAATGAACACTTATACTAGCGTTAGAAGGGGCAGTGAAGGATGCACTGCACAGGAAACATGACACGTTTCTGCATGGTGGGGTTGTTGAGATAGCAGAAGCGAAGAAAGAGGCCAGACATGAAATCAAGAGGGCTAAGCTCCAATATAAGAATAGGGTGGAGGATAGATTTTATAGTAATGACCTAAAGGCAGTGTGGGATGGCATGAAAACCATGACTGGCCAGGACAACAAGAAAAATGGGTGGATTAACATGGACggttttaaatcacagacagaGCTTGCATATGCACTGAATGATTTTTATCTACGTTTTAATGATGAATAGCACTTTCAGTCCACAGCTCCACTGTCCTTGTGACTACTTTACTCTTTTAAGGAGAGGTTTGTAGATGGGGGTAAGAAGGATGGTGTTGTGATCAGAAGAGCCAAGAGAGGGCAGGGAAACCGACTTATATGCACCTTTGACTAAACCATAACACAGGTCAATAGTTTTGTTCAGTCTGGTGGGGCAAGAAATATACTGGTGAAAGTTGCTCAATGATTTCAAGTTACAGTGATTGAAATAACCTGTGACGTTAACGTTTCTGTCAAGCCTCACCGATGTCCCAAAACCGCAGAGCGTTAGATCCGTGTCCAAGTCCGAAGAAGTAAGCCAGGTCTCGGTGAAAGCCATGATGCACGAGTCTCTGAATTTCTCCAGATGAATGACGTTGGCCTGGATCTCGTCGATCTTGTTTCTGATGGATTGGGCATTACAGAGCAGCATCGAGGAGAGGGGTATACGGTGGAGATTCAGACGCTTGAGCCTCTCTCGGACACCACCCCGTCTCCCTCGTTTCCGTACTTTccctttgttgttctttttgttaaaatcatcACGATGACCGGAGATATCCACTGTTAAACAGTCTTCGGTAATTAGGTGCAACAGTGGCTGCTGTCGATACTTTAGATCCAGTAAAAATCCCCGAGAATACTGAATCCGGCCCGTATGCGAGTGGCAGggatcaaacaaacactgagccacAATCAACAAAGTCCATGTGATGATTAAGAATAAAAACTCCATACCCAGAAGTGTGCGACGAGCAGTGAGCTATAAATCAGGTTGTTTCTGGTCGATTATACACTGACGACATTAGAAAACAGACGAATAAAGACAGACCACTACTGCTAGTCGCAACTCGCCATAGACTAAAtgatcagtctgctggttctggtccggaggcttttgaagcgcctaccggagggcaggagggtaaacagtctgtgggcagggtgggaggagtctttaaggatgctgtgagcttgccgcagacagcgttttctttggacgtcctcaatggcaggaagtggacaccttgtgatacgctgggcggtttttaccacccactgtggcgccttacggtctgtgacagagcagtttccgtaccagactgagacactgctggtcaggatgctctcgatcacacagcggtagaagttcaccaGCACAGCTGAAGActggtggtgtctcttcagtgtcctcaggaaaaagatgcattgatgagccttcttaaccagactggaggtgttagtgttAGATGAATTAACAGCCCCAAGAGCCTTTTTCCAGAAATCCTCAGAAAGGTTGGTTTGTAATTCGATTTCCCAATCAGCCTTGATCTTATTTACCGCAGACTCGTTagttgtgaacaggaggtcaTAAAGGTAGGAAACCTGAcctttgggcaagactcttgccTTGAGTGCCAGATCAATGCCACTGGAGTTTGGAACTTGGAATGCCGGTGAGTAGGTCCTAGCAACATCACGGAGCTGAAAGTATCGAAAAAGGTCGGagctatttaaattgaatgcagaacgtaattgttcgaaactggcaaaaacatcattaatgtataagtcacccagacagcgcAGGCCATTCCTCTCCAAAGATGTAAATCGTGGGTCAATCCTAGCTGGTATAAAAAGGTGATTATTACGTAtgggggttcattcagtataaactggggttaaatgaagaggctaacAGTTTGTTTCAGAAGGCTACGGAGGCACTCAACAAGCTGAGAAAGGCAGATGAGGGTGcttggttagtggtgaactacgggaacctggcctggctgcaccaccacctgggagatcaagcagagagtcaggcttacctgtcaaaggttgatgccctgatggaaaaatacccatctccatcacaggacgacctccatccagagatctgcgctgaaaaggcctggaccctgatgttcttcggagaggataagaagctggttgttgattactacgagaaagctgccaggatgcagccggacatggtggactggaacaccagctatgtcatatggttaaagaacgcccaaaacttcagtgacccaatgctggaccctgacctcttggagaaaatgagacaagccaaggaacgggatccagagaacttgtacctCGCTGCGCTCTACCTTGACcaacgtgctgatgaaggagaaaacattcaagatgaagtccgtgagttggctggaaatgtgagcactctgtgctgcagtggcagtggcatgtgggccttactaaacctttacataaaatacatatcagttgatgaggccgttgatttggcagagaaagttctgaaagaacatccagatgtgcgTTATCTGAAGAAATTAGTTGCGCTCTGCTACAGAAGGAGGATCGTTTATAAAAGCTGTAGTTCcccagaacaaagcatgatggacagagcaatcgctctccacgaggagctgctctctctttaccctcactcttcactcaAAAGGGAAATAGACCTCGCAACTATCTatgcaaagtcacatcacagcaaggccaaagctgagcagatgtttcagaaactgctcaaaaatgaacctgcagaacctgaagacaaacagatgctaTACAACAAATATGCAACTCATTTATACTTTAATCGAAATGACTCCCACAGCTCGAtacagtatcacatgaaggcagcagcaataccaGAAAAATCCTTCTGCCGTGAGAACAGCATCAGAATCCTGGAGGAGAGTAAAGACAGAGGcataatgtgcagagaaatagaggagtttctcagaaatctgcaagagccaaggcagtacagatagggaggcaaatttagggggtacaattttgtccaagcaaaaaaaaaaaaaaaaattctacaaAGGCGTTTTGCTTTCACAcgtggtaataaagagcaacagaatcctggagaagaatgaaaaacaggagggggccaattctgccagggcgtccaaaaaataaggataaaaactaactaactTCAGTTCTAAACTGAAGAAGGATGGCGCTAGAAATTTAAGCCTCGTCGGATCATAAGCGTCCTATTTCTGCTAAAGCTGCTATCGTTTAGTGCTATCACACTAAACGATttcatcattacatttaaagagacacacacactaaaacggagtgttctgagagagctggtttatacagggtcacaaacatgacatgaataacaatgttcacatccagcacaaagattaaatagaaaacaaacactcatttcTAACATAATATATTCCTTTTAATTATTAGAGTAAGTAATTTGGCAGAAATATTCGAGTTCAACGAACATAAATGGAAGAAATGagctctttagacagattaacaacttcacatacgCTTTACTGTCTGGGTTTACAACTAGCACATgcgccatctgctggtgaactaagtattacaagatggcgtccaaaaaatgattcatcatgttgcagagtacgatgaatttataatctgccgctctcctctccgaacacacgcacgctggcaaactgatcatgtatgtatgagtattttattcagccattatacatctacaatcatttttaaacaatacagacagttcaaacacagtcaacagactctagaattaccacagtgtgtgtgatgacgtcaggaatgtggtcagagccgttgacagcttggtcggaggaaggttaatgatgattcatgctccgtcgataaacacattttaaagtatttttttagtttggatgaaatcaaactgtggttttcagttactgatcatattcgattcatcccgtatcagttctgaggagttttgaataatattcataaagttattcattagtcATGAAAGTTAACGGCTAATGTTCTGACTCTGGCTCTCCTAaataacacgttttttttatttatcagggGAGATGTTTGATCCCGGCTCACAACACAATTCATCGGTTTCTGTTAATTTGTCTGTAAATACAGAGCCAGAACACACGAGCTGTCTCCTGAGTCCTTTCCACAACCCAGAACACACGGGGTTACATCAGCAATGCACAAACAGACCGTTATATAACGTAACTTTCTACATAGGGTTGCAAACTGGTTATACTACTGCCTAACAAGTCTGTAATACGGCAGAATGAACATCCCTGCAGACATCATTTATTACAGATTGAGCTGTGTCATTaccggtgatgtcatcattgtctcatgtttagcagctttacttttgtctccaaaaagtttgtaaccttacaaaccgatctatgtagccatttatccacgacctatagttgtcatggtaacagttgaataaacaaactagacaacgggctgcagacactcaggctccatcaaaatctggtaatattactgtaccttttgagtctgcgtggttcctcatcttctcacagcgtctctgccggcttcctcaccctttgtttgtcaacaaatgcacatggtgtcagagggggaggcgtgaccgtttttatgacactgcagttgcactcagtgacctcctgatggcgccaaagcgcaccaaaaCTGACAACATATTGAGGCTTTGAGTTTTAATTcttaagaaaggaaaggaaagtcacataacatcctgctgataaGGAAAGTGCCACGCCTCTATCACGGAcaattaaagctgctgctgcacatcacgTCATCCAGactagagagctgaagctggagcGACTGTAACCAGAGAGCACCATCAAGAGGAAACGTCTGCTCGACTaaatcatcttcagaaaacgactgagaggaagaaacagtagaaagatgaggtgagtatctgacttgcatacgaatgtttacatgtttctaatttattaattccaaaccctttccttttagtctttttcttcccctttagcttcattattttagtgtttcatacgtttacttttctcactttgaggcttttgtgactttttgtttgtctggggtaaaataataataatacatcttATTTGtaagtttcaatttcaagacactgtacatttgttaaaaagacagaaggatcagaacagtaaggacagactaacagacattacaacattacacacaaatcataactaaaacaacatgaaggtgCAGCGACAGATATACAgaacacacatcacaatcataaAAGCTTATTTggagaggtgagttttgattagtgatttgaatgtagaagggtcagtgcagtgttgaatgtgtgtagggagtgagtttccagagggagggggcagctatggagaaggttctgtccccccaggttcgTTGCTTGGTTCTAAGTGGGGGAGACAGGAGGTTGGCTTTTAAAGAATggaggctgcgtgcaggagtgtgagggtgaactGTGAGATAGGAGGGGacctggtggttaagggctttatgtgtaaggagcaggattttgaattggataTGATACGGGACAGGGACCCAGTGGAGATATGTAGGACAGGGGTGAGGGGTTCACTGGATTGGGTGTGGGTGAGACGGGGTGCAGCAGAGTTCTGGATGTTTTGgagtttattaaggactttggatgatcatttttagaaacagaaggGTATCAAGTGTATCACATTAagctaatattaataaaaacaagttaaagatggattttgataaactgttgtctgtcagtgaggtaggattttaaccaggaaagagcagTGCCAGTGAAGTTGAGTGAGTGTTCTAAGCTGGATAGAAGAAtactgtggctgatggtgtcaGGGGCTGCAGTGAGGCCGAGGATGTTGAGGATGTTGAGGATGTTGAGGAGGTCGTTGGTGACTTTGAGGAGAGCTGTTTCTGTGCTATGAAGCCAGACTGAAATGGTTCAAACAGGTTATTGGAGGAGAGGTGGGATTTGATCTGGGTAGGAGACAACACGTTccagtatttttgacagaaagtagAGGTTGGAGATGGGGTGGAAGTTTCACATGCCGTCGGTTTTGAGTCCAGGTTTCTTGAGGATGGTGGTGACGGCTGCCAGTTTGAGTGTTTTGGGTATTGAaccagagcagagggaggagttgaTGATTGAGGTTATGAATGGCGAGATGGCCGGGAGATAGTTTTTGACTATCTCCCGGACTAAGACTTGATGGGATCGGGTCGAGAATACTGGTGGAGGACTTAGGGGTGGTAAATGCAAGTGGTGATGATGGATAGCTCATTTGGGGACACAGGGGAGAACTGAGGTTGGGTGATGAGGCGGGGGGATGCGGGTAGGGATGAAGAGGGGACAgtgttgaagctgctgtaaaTGGTGTCAGTTTTGGATTGGaataatgaaagaaaagcattgcaTTTGTCAACTgtgaaggaggaagaggtgtTGTCACTGGGTTTGAAGAGTTTGTTTATTGTAGAGAAGAGAGCCTTGGGGTTGGATGAGCCTGAGTGGATTAGGTGTGAGTAATAGGTGGACTGGGCTGTGCTGAGAGCTTCCTTGTATTGTCTGAGGTAGTCAGCTGGCGTTTGTGGGATTTCATTTTATGGAGTTTGAGAGTGTATCAGGgtgcagagtgtgtgaatgagagagTTTTAGTTTTAAGTTTAGCCAGTTGATCTAGACAGAAGGAGAGTGTGTTGTTATGGTAAGTGATGAATTCAGAGGGATTATCAAATTGGGGGGGATTTTGCTGGTTATAGAGGCTGATAAAGCTGAGGGGTCGACTGAATTTACATTTCTGAAGgagattttttgttttagctTTGGAGTGGGAAGAGGGATGTCAATGTCCATGTTCATAGCCAGATGGTTGGAGATGTTGAGGTTGAGACTTGACAGTTGATGGATTGTGTCCAGTTCAGAATGTGGCCCTGGCTGTGAGTAGGTAAGTTGATTTGCTGTGTGAAGTTGAGGCAGTGAAGTAGGTCCAGGAATTCTTTCGCAGTTTAACATTGTGTGTCATTGATGTGGAAGTCAAAATCCCCAAGGAGCAAAAGAGAAGTTGAAATTGAGCAGAGTTGGGTAAGAGAGTCataaataactgaaaaaagaaggGTTTGGTTTGGGGGGGACGACAGATGACAGCAGTGACCAGAGGAGCAGGACCAGAGAGTTTGAAAACAATGTGTTCAAAGGAGTCAACTGCAGGGTTAGGAATGGTGCTAGTTTGAATGTTCTTCCTGTAAACAGCAGCAACACCACCACCCTGTCCATTGGGACGGGGTTTGTCGATGTATGTGTATCCTGTGTTTGTGGTTTAGTTTAGTGAGAAATATTCCATGGCTTTTTGCCAGGTTTCGGTGAGAAAAAGGGAGTCCATTATTGGTGTCGGTTATGAAGTCATGGAGAATGAGGCTTTTATTGTTGAGAGAGCGAGTATTCAAAGGCCAGATTGAGGTTATGATGTGGTCTTTTTGAGTGTGCAGGGTGAGGGAcaattttaatttgtgtttccttttaagtAATCATCATTACGACTGATTTTTCTGGGGGGTTTATTGAAGAGGTGGAATGTGTAATGGAAAATGTattgtgcttgtgtgttaaaataaaactgcgACAGTTGCTGAAATATTGCTGTTCATATCAGACCAAGCCCATATCCTGTTTACCAGAGGCCTCTGCGTAAACCTCTGCACAGGAAGTACATGTTAAGAACAAACAACCCCACTGGTTCAATAGAAGTTGGACGTTGTGTAAAATGATAAGATACAAATTGATTAATTGAAAATAACACATAGACAACTGTTGAAACTGAgacatttcaatgttttctgGGAAAGTATGATGTGcccattttatattttatgccagtaacacatttaaaaaaaagttgtgacaGGGTCATGTTTACCACTCTGCAGTAGGCCTGCCCCCCCAACGGATTTACACTGTCGACTGATCGTCAAAtgttttgtagttgtttttgcAACATAAGAGATTAACCACGTCATTAAACTGTTTGTCTTGTAGActtggaataacaatttattctatGATGACTTATTTAATTGTTTCTCTCACTTAGGCAAAACAATGGACACCCACCTCTCCCACTGGGAATTGTACAAaagggcagaggggagggggcaaaACGGATACATAATACTAACCAAAGACTCAATctatcaatttttatttgtatagcgtcaactcataacaagtgttatctcgagataagttctggcaggccgtcaaccaacaatctcgaggagcctaagacagctcaagagctcccaggaaagtaggtggttagtgactgagctTTACAGATAgctacatgcagtaatatgatgtactgtatatgcagagagagagagagagagagagaagagctcaaggtgccagttcccccggtagtctaagcctatagcagcataagtaggagctggtctacaccagcaccagccctaattataagatttatcaaaaaggaaagttttaagtctattcttaaatatacagactgtgtctgcctcccggaccctgataactgaaggctttacctcccatagtacacttagagactgtaggtaccactagcaggcctgcattctgggaccgtaatgttctcgaggggcagtacggcactagtagctccttaagataagatggtgcctggccatttagcgctttgtaagtgagaagaaggatcttgaattctattctagactgtatagggagccagtgcagagaagccaacacaggagtaatgtggtcccttttcctagttctagtcagtacacgagctgcagcgttctggactagttgaagagtctttagagatccACCAtcgcaccctgacaaaagagaattataataatccaatctggaggtaacaaatgcatgaactagtttttctgcatcattttgcgacaggatattcctgatcttggatatattacgaaggtgaaaataggctgttcttgaaatttgcctgatgtgagagctaaaggacatatcttgatcaaatagaactcctagattcctaacagtggtgctagatgccaggctgatgtcattaaggacagtcacatcactagaaaaagtctctctgaggtttttagggcctagcacaataacttcagtcttgtctgagttaagtagcaaaacatccAGGTCATCCaatccttaaggcacgtttctagcttacataactgactggtgccatcgggcttcattgatacataaagctgagtatcatctgcataacaatgaaactgtatggagtgtttcctcataatatttcccagaggaagcatatataatgtaaagagaattggtccaagcactgaaccttgtggcactccatggctaactttggtgtgcatagaagactcatcattaacatgtacaaactgagattggtctgataagtagaattcaaaccaacttaaagcagtccctgtaattccaagtaaatgttcaagtctgtataataggatctgatggtcaatagagtaggttttttgagtagaggtttgattaccgttactttaaatgactgtggtagatagcctgccagtaaagacatattgatcatatctaatatagagttgctaacgaagggaaagacttccttaaacagcttggttgggatggGGTCTAAAAAACAGGTTGatggtttcgacgcagaaataaatgaatttagctctgaaaggttgattggaaaaaaacagtctagactaatatctggtcctggaactgtctctgccgtatcagacgtatctgcacctggtaagggcaggaggttaccaattttgtctctgatgtctcaaattttgttgttgaaaaagatcatgaaatcattactgctgagggctaaaggctaaaggctcaatggagctatgactctctgtcagcctggctacagtgctgaaaaggtatctaggattgcttttgttttcctcgattagagaggagtagtaggcagctcgagcatgacgtagagccttcatatattttctatgactatcctgccagaataaacgagattctaccgttttggtcgagcgc from Labrus bergylta chromosome 6, fLabBer1.1, whole genome shotgun sequence includes:
- the LOC136179441 gene encoding interferon-induced protein with tetratricopeptide repeats 1-like, whose protein sequence is MPYKLGLNEEANSLFQKATEALNKLRKADEGAWLVVNYGNLAWLHHHLGDQAESQAYLSKVDALMEKYPSPSQDDLHPEICAEKAWTLMFFGEDKKLVVDYYEKAARMQPDMVDWNTSYVIWLKNAQNFSDPMLDPDLLEKMRQAKERDPENLYLAALYLDQRADEGENIQDEVRELAGNVSTLCCSGSGMWALLNLYIKYISVDEAVDLAEKVLKEHPDVRYLKKLVALCYRRRIVYKSCSSPEQSMMDRAIALHEELLSLYPHSSLKREIDLATIYAKSHHSKAKAEQMFQKLLKNEPAEPEDKQMLYNKYATHLYFNRNDSHSSIQYHMKAAAIPEKSFCRENSIRILEESKDRGIMCREIEEFLRNLQEPRQYR